Proteins from a genomic interval of Garra rufa chromosome 4, GarRuf1.0, whole genome shotgun sequence:
- the LOC141333864 gene encoding uncharacterized protein, translating into MAFIKEESEDVKIEEVIIVKQEDTEEQTDLVVLKKESEVLNEMEEKDEYENHDDFIPREKTFSCSQTEKSSSRRRAPHTGTKSCFTCQQCEMSFSHHKKLKIHMRNHMEEKLRTCQQCGKRFAYKVSLKRHMRIHTGEKPYICPQCGRSFTQPGNLKVHMSVHTGQKPFTCQECGKSFNRKGNLNCHMRVHTGDSLFTCQQCGTSFTQKTTFYRHIRIHTREKPYTCQQCGKSFDQHENFQVHLRLHSGEKPYTCLHCGKSFIQKGHFKDHVRIHSGERRYICPQCDKSFNQKRHLEEHIRIHTGEKPFTCEQCGKSFNRKGILNRHMRVHTDEKPFKCGHCGMSFKYKVGLKYHMSIHI; encoded by the exons atggcgtttattaaagaggagagtgaagacgtgaaGATCGAAGAAGTAATCATAGTGAAACAAGAAGATacagaggaacaaacag ATCTCGTGGTGTTGAAAAaggagagtgaagtactgaatgaaatggaagagaaagatgaATATGAGAATCATGATGATTTCATACCTAGAGAAAAAACCTTTAGTTGCTCACAGACTGAAAAGTCTTCTTCACGAAGGAGGGCTCCACACACTGGAACTAAAAGTTgcttcacctgccaacagtgtgaaaTGTCTTTCAGTCACCATAAAAagcttaaaatccacatgagaaaTCACATGGAAGAGAAGCTTcgtacctgccaacagtgtggaaagcggTTCGCTTATAAAGTAagccttaaaaggcacatgagaattcacactggagaaaagccttatatatgccctcagtgtggaaggagttttaCTCAAcctggaaaccttaaagtccacatgagcgTTCACACAGGacagaagccttttacctgccaagagtgtggaaagagtttcaaccgAAAAGGGAACCTCAActgccacatgagagttcacactggggatagccttttcacctgccaacaatgtggaacaagtttcactcaaaaaacgacCTTCTACAGGCACATTAGGATTCACAccagagagaagccttacacctgccagcaatgtgggaaaagttttgatcaacatgaaaacttTCAAGTCCACTTGAGACTTCACTCCggagagaaaccctacacatgccttcattgtggaaagagtttcattcaaaaaggacaCTTTAAAGACCACGTGAGAATTCACTCTGGGGAGAGACGCTACATATGCCCTCAGTGTGAtaagagttttaatcaaaaacGACACCTTGAAGAGCACATAAGAATTcatacaggagagaagcctttcacctgcgaacaatgtggaaaaagtttcaaccGGAAAGGAAtccttaacaggcacatgagagttcacactgatGAGAAGCCATTTAAATGTGGTCACTGTGGAATGAGTTTTAAATATAAAGTAGGCCTGAAGTACCACATGAGTATTCACATATGA